GTTATTTAGTCAATGCTGTAAATTTAGGAGTGGCTCAGAAAGATTTTATTCAGGTTCTGGAAGCTGAAGCTAAAAAACAGGTTTTGCTGCAGAAAAAGACCACTAATTTGAAGCTGAATTTGGGAATTAGCGAGGGGCAATTGTCAGCTATGCTCAGGGAACAAGCGCAGAAAAACGAAGCCTTGAACCAAAGGATTGAATATATCCAGTCTGCGGTTTTACCCGATGAATTGGAAGTATTTGCCAAGCTAAAAGAGCCCAAATTGTTTATTACCTTCAATATAAAGCCAACAATTGAAGATAAGGCATTAAAATTAAAAACTGATAATTTCAAAATCGGGAACTTGCCAATGCCAAAATTTATTGGTAATATGATTATTACTAATTTTGCGGCCAAAAGCATAAATCAATTATTAGCCTCATTCTCAAGTATATTTGAAATTACGGCCATAAAATTAGAGGCCAAAATGGTCTCGCTGGAGATACTTGTTAAAAATTTAAATTTTAATTAGAATGCTTTTTCGAAAAATAATAGTATTTTTTTGTCCGTTATTGTTATTTTCGGCTTTGGAATTAATGTTTTTTAATATTAGTCTGCTGCCATATTGCCTGGCATTTAGCGCCTTGATATTATTTATAGCCTTGAAATATTTAATTAAAGGCAAATTGCTGAGCTTTGAATTTCTATATTTAAGCCTTTTGCCTTTTTTATTCCTGATTACGACTGTGTTTTTCCTTTTTATTTTAAATGATAATTGGATCAGGCATGCTATTATTGCCAGTTTCGTCATTATTTCAGGCTTTTATTTGGAAAATATTTTCCTTTATTTTAATCAGCCTGACGTCTATCAGCTTGAAACCCTGGAAAATTTTTCCAGTTTTTTAATTCTTATCATTTTTTTTCTGCTGGCGGTTAATCTGAACTCACTAAGTGTTTTTATTAATTTGCCGCTCTGGCTGCTTTCAATAATTTTGCTAATTTGTCTGACGCTTTTACTCCTGGCCGGCTTTTGGTTCGGCAAATTAAAACATGAGCTAAAAACCGTTTATCTTCTGATTATAAATATAATAATATTAGAAGTATTCTGGGGTTTGTCTTTTTTGCCCACAAACTTTTATGTCAGCAGCATTATTTTAACGATTTTTTTCTATTTTTCATGGGGAATAATAAAGGCAAAATTACATGATGAATTAGACAGGAAAAACATCTGGCGTTACCTGGCGATAAGCTCAATTTTGATATTTTTAATAATTATAACTTCGTCTTGGATATAAAAAATTAACCTAATCATCATATGGAACAAGAAGCAAAGAAAGCAAAAAAAGGTTTTAAATTATTTGGCGTAATCGTGCTGATCATTGTAGCGGGTTTTGTTGCCGGCTTGAGCGGAGAATTTATAGCGCGTTATTATTTGTCTAATGTGGCTTTTTTCAGGGATTTGTATTTTACAGGAAGTACAAATCAAACCCAGGGTGAAATAGTGATCAATGATCCAAGGAAAGTGGTCGTAGAGCAGGATTTAAGATTGAGCCAGATTAAAAATGAAATTCGCCCCTCGGTCTTAAATATTTATAGCCGTCAAAAAGATAATAAAAATTTGCTTGATAATATATTTTTGCCTGAAGATTTTTTAGGCCAGGCAATAGTGCTGACCAGCGACGGCTGGCTGATTAGCAATGCAAATGTCAGTCTTGGCTCGCAAACAGGCGTAGTCATTGGCGAAAATAAAAAAATATACAAGATTGAAAAAATCATACAAGATCCAGCCAGCAGCATTAATTTTATAAAAATTAATGCGCAAAATTTGTCTGTCGCCAAACTGGCGGACATTAGTAAAATTACCGATGGGGAACAATTAGTCGCTTATAATAGTTTTTCTAATATATTTAATTTAGCCAATATCTCCAATGGGAAATATAAAGAGATTAGCAGCCGTTATGATTATATCAACTCAACCCAGATTTTAGATAAAGCTATCTTATTAAATAAAAATTTAGGTTCTGACTTTGTAAGCGCGCCAATTTTTAATTTCCAGTCAGAATTAATTGGATTTATATACAATTCCGCTAATACAGCCAATAAAGTTATTCCCATCAATTATATTGATCCAATCATAAACCAGGTATTGAAAGGCGAAAAAATTACCAGGCCATATTTGGGAATTAATTATATTGATTTAGCCCAGGTAGACGGTTTAGATGAAACTGTCAGGCAAGGCGCGATAAATGGAGCCTTGATCTGGCCCAATCAAAAGGGGATTGCTATCGCCGCTGACAGTCCTTTAACCGGTAAATTAGTAAAAGGCGATATAATTACCAGTTTTGAAAATCAAGCACTGGATGCCAATAATAACTTAAATGACTTGCTTTTAGAATATAAAAGCGGCCAGCAAGTAAGCATTAAATATTTGCACGAACAAAAAGCAGCTGAAATCAGCATTGTCTTGAAATAAACATTGGATATATACCTCTAACTTTAGCCCTAAAAGGTTATTTTAGAACAAAAGACTCTTATTGAAAGAGTTTTTTTGTTTGCGTTGGTCTTGACAAACTTTAGATTATGTGATATGATTTTAAATCAAATAATAACTTATTCAGGAAGCTATTTCCTGGGATAAATTTAAATTTTATGGAAAACTTACAATATTCAAAAATTTTAAGAACAAATTGGGACATTGTGGCTTTAATCATAGGCATTACAATGGTTTTATCATTGATAATCAGCTTAGTTCAGCCATTCCAATATTCAGCCGGCACCCAGATTTTAATTATTCAAAAACAAGAATTAAATACTGATGCCTATACAGCTACTAAATCAGCCGAAACAATCGGTAAAAATTTAGCTGGCATTATTTATACCTCGTCTTTTTATAACGAAGTTATTGAATCAAACAGCGCCTTGGCCGGTAAATTTCCCCAGGATAGCATTGAACGAAGAAAGGAATGGAAAAAGAATGTGAAGGCGATTGTGTTGCCAGAAACCGGCATGTTGGAAATTGATGTTTATGATGCTGACCGGAATTTTGCTTCTCAACTAGCCAGAAATATTTCTTATGTCTTAGTTAATAAAGGCTCTGAATACCATGGCGGCGGTACAAATGTGGAAATTAAAGTGGTTGATGATGTTTTTATCAGCAAATATCCAGTCAAGCCAAATGTCATCTTAAATAGTTTATTGGCTTTAATAATCGGCTTTATCTTAGGCAGTATTTTTGTGATTTTGAATGAAGCCAGCAAATTAAATAAAAATACAAATACAAATCTAATCTCAGAGCTAGATAAACCTAAAGAAATTGAGGCTAATGAAAAATTAGTAAATAACTATGAAGTAATTCGGGCTAATCTTGAGAAAGATTTTGGGTTTGTGTCTGAAGC
Above is a window of Patescibacteria group bacterium DNA encoding:
- a CDS encoding PDZ domain-containing protein → MEQEAKKAKKGFKLFGVIVLIIVAGFVAGLSGEFIARYYLSNVAFFRDLYFTGSTNQTQGEIVINDPRKVVVEQDLRLSQIKNEIRPSVLNIYSRQKDNKNLLDNIFLPEDFLGQAIVLTSDGWLISNANVSLGSQTGVVIGENKKIYKIEKIIQDPASSINFIKINAQNLSVAKLADISKITDGEQLVAYNSFSNIFNLANISNGKYKEISSRYDYINSTQILDKAILLNKNLGSDFVSAPIFNFQSELIGFIYNSANTANKVIPINYIDPIINQVLKGEKITRPYLGINYIDLAQVDGLDETVRQGAINGALIWPNQKGIAIAADSPLTGKLVKGDIITSFENQALDANNNLNDLLLEYKSGQQVSIKYLHEQKAAEISIVLK